The genome window GTTTGTAGTTATCAGAACTTGAATAGAACAAGCCAAAGTTAATAGTACATTTAAGGTATCGAAGAATTCTTTTGGCAGTCTTCAAATGTGTAGTTGTGGGATTCTCCATGTAGCGATTGACTAATCCGATGGCATAAAGAATGTCTGGTCTTGTGCATGTCAAGTTACGCAAACTTCCAACTagacttttgaaaaatgttggatctaCGCTTTTTCCTCTGTCATGCTTGGTTAGTTTGACTCCATACTCCACTGGCATGCCTATGGGCTTGCAGTCatccattttgaactttttcagtaactcctttgtgtagctttcttgggagatgaaaatgCCTTCTTCGTTCTGCTTGACTTTAATGCCTATGTAGTATGCCATCATCCCGATGTCAGTCATCTCGAATTCTTTGGTCATCATTCTCTTGAACTCTTCAAACATGCTTGGATTACTTCCGGTGAAGAttagatcatccacatataagcacacaattAGAATATCTCCATCTTTGACTTTGATGTAGAGAGCATGTTCATGAGGGCACTTGATGAAGTTGTTCTCCTGAAAGTACTTGTCTATGCGACTATTCCATGCTTGTGGcgcttgttttaacccatagagggctttcttcaacttcaaaacctTGTCTTCATGCCCTTTGATTTCATAACCTGTCGGTTGCTGAATGTAGACTTCTTCTTCAATGACTCCATTTAGGAAAGCggacttcacatccatttgttgaatcttccatttgttttgagCTGCCAAAGAAATTAGCAATCGTATAGTTTCCAACCGAGCAACGAGTGCAAATACCTCATCATAGTCGATTCCGGCTCTTTGACTATAGCCATTCGCCACTAATCTTGCCTTGTATCTTTCGACCTCTCCGTTGACATTTTTCTTTGTCTTATACACCCACTTGAGGCTTTGTGTTCTTTTGGAAGAATAGCGAGTTCCCATGTATCGTTATTCTGGattgcttcaatttcttcatccattgctttccTCCACTTAGTATCTTGCAGTGCTTCTTGGAAGTCAACTGGTTCATAATCAGCAAAGAAACAGAAAAGTGTAGGATTATCAAGTCTTTCAGCTACCTCATAAAGATCTCGTAGACTTCTTGTGCGTggtacttctctttcatttagACTCCTACTTGATGATGCTGATGCTGGTGAATTACCATGATTGGTTGATGTTGGTGAAGCAGGTGGAATAATGGATTCTTGTTGAACCTCTCTTGTTTGCTCCATCATCCCTTGttcattctcttcttcaaactgAGGAAAGAAGTGAAGATCACCTGTATGAGAGCAAaattctcattctccttcttcatcgaaCGTCACGTCTCGACTAATCACTGTCTTCCCATTGTTTGGATTATATAGCTTATAGCTTTTTGAATTTGAGTCATAGCCGATGAAGATAAACTTCTCACTTTTATCGTCGAGTTTGGTTCTTCTCTCGTCTAGTACATGTACATGGGCTATGCTTCCAAAAACTCTTAGATAGGAGATACCTAGTTTTCTTCCACTCCATGCTTCTTGTGGAGTCTTTCCCCACACACTTCTTGTTGGAGACCAATTTGATAGGTAAACAGCACATGTTACAGCTTCTTCCCATAACTCCTTAGGCAATCTCTTGCTTTTGAGCATGCTTCGAGCCATGTCAAGGAtggttcgattttttctttccgccacaccattttgttgaagGGATCTTGGAACTGTCAAAGGTTTACGAATTCCATTGGCTTCACAGAATTCTTGAAATTCGTTCGAAGTGAATTCTCCTCCTCAATCAGATCTCATGGCTTAGATCTTGCAAccactttctttttctacaacggctttgaacttcttgaatgctccaaaggcctctgATTTCTGCTTCAAGAAATATACCCaggttttccttgaaaaatcatcattgaagagaaggaaataattatttttacccaAAGAGCTTGGTTTTATTGGACCGCACACATCAGTGTGAATAAGCTCGAGTGGCTTCTGGGCTCTTGTGGTTGACTCCTTTGGAAAGCTTTTCCTGAACTGTTTCCCAAGTAAACATCCTTTGCAAGCTTGATCAGGGCGACTGATGCACGGTAAGCCTCTCACCATCTCCTTCTTGGATAATAACTCCAGTCCTCCAAAGTTAAGATGCCCAAAACGAAGATGCCAAAGCCAGGATGTGTCtttgtaacatgttttgaagtactttgcaacatcattttgaatattcataggaaacatcctattctttgacattttcatcttggcaattaatcttcctttgtcatctctAAGAAAAATGCTATAATTTTTCAAGTGAATATCATAACCTTTTTCTAAGAGTTGACCCAATCTCAAAATGTTGCTTTTCATATTGGGCACGtagtagacatttgaaattaattggtgaCCGCCATTTTTCATGGGAATTAGgatgttaccttttcctttGACGAGTATTTTGGATTCGTCTCCAAAAGAAACATTGCCACTCACCGATTAATTAAGCTCTACGAACATGCTTCTTCTTCCGCACATGTGGGTCTCCATCATTGTTCTTGCATGCTAGTAGCACAACACCattatcttctttcttttctttcacatAATTTATGTTCTCAAGTCTGTTGCTTGAAGCTCTACATTCCCAAGCATAATGCCCAAACTTTTGACAGTTGTAGcattgaacttgagatttttcatacctTAAGTTTGAGCATCCTCTTCCATGACCTTTTGTTGAGCTTCCTCCTCATTCGTAGTTGTTATGGTTGTTGAAGTTCCAACCATGTCCACGTCCACATCCGCGTCCTCGACCACGACTTCTTTCGTACTGGCTTCTCTCATTGTCgaagctttcttctttcttctttggctgGACATGCATCTTGAGGAGTTGTTCATCATTCCCTTGCCTCTTCttatgtttctcttcatatgcttgtagcgaacccattaattgctctatactaatttcttccaagtttttagtttcttcaatcGTCACAACAATGTGCTCGAACTTGGGGTCCAACGAGCGTAGTatcttctccataattctaacaTCTTCCAACTTTTCACCGtttcttttttaattgattaGAAATAACTAAGactcttgagaaataatcagagattgattcagaccctttcatttgtagagattcgAACTCACCTCTTAATACTTGAAGACGAACATTTTTCACTTGTTCAGATCCTTTGTAAGAGGTTTGAAGCTTCTCCCATGCTTGCTTGGCAGCGGTTGCACTTGAGACCTTCTCAAAGCCATTGTCATCTAATGCTTGGTAGATGAGGTAGAGAGCCTTCTTGTCTTtctttcttgaatctttcaaactctccttctggGGTTGGGACATAGTAGCTTCATCTCCAGGCTCAGTGTAGCCTTTCTCCACGACTTCCCATACATCGTGTGCTCCCAAAATGGCcttcattttgatactccaATTATCGAAGTTGTTGTTATCGAGCACTGGAACTTGGAAGGCTA of Malus sylvestris chromosome 6, drMalSylv7.2, whole genome shotgun sequence contains these proteins:
- the LOC126627055 gene encoding uncharacterized protein LOC126627055, which gives rise to MASNAMVAFQVPVLDNNNFDNWSIKMKAILGAHDVWEVVEKGYTEPGDEATMSQPQKESLKDSRKKDKKALYLIYQALDDNGFEKVSSATAAKQAWEKLQTSYKGSEQVKNVRLQVLRGEFESLQMKGSESISDYFSRVLVISNQLKKKR